One window from the genome of Rhodococcus sp. ABRD24 encodes:
- a CDS encoding crotonase/enoyl-CoA hydratase family protein: MSTETTEHAEAPASSPHCLVEKRGHVLIVTMNRPEARNALSGEMMAIMTEAWDQVDSDPDIRVAILTGAGGAFCAGADLKAMNENSPGDKFEGGGWDLSKLPALLKGRRLTKPLIAAVEGPAIAGGTEILQGTDIRVAGESAKFGVSEAKWGLFPLGGSAVRLVRQIPYTVAADILLTGRHIKATEAKELGLIGHVVPDGQALEKALEIAETISNNGPLAVQAILKTIRDTEGMHEEEAFQIDAKLGADVFKSADAKEGPRAFAEKRSPNFSGK; this comes from the coding sequence GTGTCCACCGAAACCACCGAACACGCTGAAGCTCCGGCGAGCTCGCCCCATTGCCTCGTGGAGAAGCGCGGACACGTCCTGATCGTGACGATGAACCGCCCCGAGGCACGCAATGCTCTGTCCGGCGAGATGATGGCAATCATGACCGAAGCCTGGGACCAGGTCGATTCCGATCCCGACATCCGGGTAGCGATCCTCACCGGCGCGGGTGGCGCATTCTGCGCGGGCGCCGACCTCAAGGCCATGAACGAGAACTCCCCCGGAGACAAGTTCGAGGGGGGCGGCTGGGACCTGTCGAAGCTGCCCGCCCTGCTCAAGGGCCGTCGCCTCACGAAGCCGCTCATCGCGGCTGTCGAGGGCCCCGCAATCGCTGGTGGCACCGAAATCCTGCAGGGCACCGATATCCGAGTCGCCGGCGAGAGCGCCAAGTTCGGTGTCTCCGAAGCGAAGTGGGGCCTGTTCCCGCTCGGCGGTTCCGCGGTCCGGCTGGTGCGTCAGATTCCGTACACCGTCGCCGCCGACATCCTGCTCACCGGACGCCACATCAAGGCGACGGAAGCCAAGGAGCTCGGACTGATCGGTCACGTCGTGCCCGACGGTCAGGCACTCGAGAAGGCGCTCGAGATCGCCGAGACGATCTCGAACAACGGCCCGCTCGCAGTCCAGGCGATCCTCAAGACCATCCGCGACACCGAGGGTATGCACGAGGAGGAGGCGTTCCAGATCGACGCCAAGCTCGGCGCCGACGTGTTCAAGAGCGCAGACGCCAAGGAAGGCCCCCGCGCGTTCGCCGAGAAGCGCTCCCCCAACTTCTCCGGCAAGTAG
- a CDS encoding TetR/AcrR family transcriptional regulator: protein MGTTAGDAARPDWRRVEPLELTPILSAALDAFYEFGFHGTSVREIARRVGLTVPALYYHYESKEGLLVALIELSTCDVLTRAHAADNAGGNDPASRLVNVVSAIVLQMTNRARLAAVEGESRYLSPENRGRYRAVRKGVENLVLDIVQEGVRIGAFDAEDPAETTRAILGMCQAIPRWYHAEGEVGPQAVAARYAAIATRIVGARTG from the coding sequence ATGGGCACTACTGCAGGTGATGCGGCCCGGCCCGACTGGCGACGTGTCGAGCCCCTCGAACTCACCCCGATCCTGTCCGCAGCACTCGACGCGTTCTACGAGTTCGGCTTCCACGGCACCTCAGTACGCGAGATCGCCCGCCGCGTGGGGCTGACGGTGCCGGCTCTGTACTACCACTACGAGAGCAAGGAAGGGCTGCTCGTCGCGCTCATCGAGCTGTCCACCTGCGACGTCCTGACCAGGGCACATGCCGCCGATAACGCAGGCGGCAATGATCCCGCGAGCCGACTCGTGAACGTGGTGTCGGCAATCGTGCTGCAGATGACGAATCGAGCCCGCCTGGCCGCCGTCGAGGGCGAATCGCGGTACCTGAGCCCGGAGAATCGCGGGCGCTATCGCGCCGTCCGCAAGGGCGTCGAGAACCTCGTTCTCGACATCGTGCAGGAGGGCGTACGCATCGGCGCGTTCGACGCCGAGGATCCCGCCGAGACCACCCGCGCGATTCTCGGTATGTGTCAGGCGATCCCACGCTGGTATCACGCAGAGGGCGAGGTCGGACCACAGGCGGTGGCCGCCCGGTACGCCGCAATCGCGACGAGAATCGTCGGCGCCCGCACCGGATGA
- a CDS encoding acetyl-CoA C-acyltransferase, whose product MPEAVIVDTVRLASGKGKPSGALAGTHPVELLAYVLRALVTRNDLDPAQVDDVIGGCVQQVGEQALNISRSALLSAGFPDSVPATTIDRQCGSSQQAAHFAAQGVIAGAYDIVIACGVESMSRIPMGTSSIGMDTSGPGIAARYPDGLVHQGISAELISAKWKLDRDALDAYAARSHQRAAAAIANEAFQHEILPIDVVRADGRTVAHRIDETVRADTTAEGLARLTPSFRTEEFAARFPEAPWQITPGNSSPLTDGASAVLIMSEAMAAKLGLTPRARFHSFAVVGDDPTLMLTAPIPATRKVLERGGLHIDDLDAYEVNEAFAPVPLAWAHELGADPDKLNPWGGAIALGHALGSSGTRLLGTLVNYLEATGGRYGLQTMCEGAGMANATVIERL is encoded by the coding sequence ATGCCCGAGGCAGTCATCGTCGACACCGTTCGGCTCGCGTCCGGCAAGGGGAAACCCAGCGGAGCGCTCGCGGGTACCCACCCAGTCGAACTGCTCGCCTACGTCCTGCGTGCGCTGGTCACCCGCAACGATCTGGATCCCGCTCAGGTCGACGACGTCATCGGCGGCTGCGTTCAGCAGGTCGGCGAGCAGGCGCTGAACATCTCCCGCTCCGCCTTACTGTCCGCAGGGTTCCCGGACTCCGTTCCGGCCACGACGATCGACCGGCAGTGCGGGTCCAGCCAGCAGGCCGCACATTTCGCAGCTCAGGGCGTCATCGCCGGCGCCTACGACATCGTGATCGCATGCGGCGTCGAATCGATGAGCCGGATCCCGATGGGCACCTCCTCGATCGGAATGGACACGTCGGGCCCGGGCATCGCCGCCCGCTACCCCGACGGCCTGGTTCACCAGGGCATCTCAGCCGAGCTGATCTCGGCGAAGTGGAAACTCGACCGGGACGCCCTCGACGCCTACGCCGCGCGCTCACACCAGCGGGCCGCCGCCGCGATCGCGAACGAGGCGTTTCAGCACGAGATCCTGCCGATCGACGTGGTCCGTGCGGACGGGCGCACCGTTGCGCACCGGATCGACGAGACTGTTCGCGCAGACACCACCGCCGAGGGCCTCGCGAGGCTGACGCCGTCGTTCCGCACCGAGGAGTTCGCGGCTCGCTTCCCCGAAGCGCCCTGGCAAATCACTCCGGGCAACTCGTCGCCGCTCACCGACGGCGCCTCCGCAGTCCTGATCATGAGCGAGGCGATGGCGGCCAAACTGGGCCTGACGCCACGTGCCCGCTTCCACTCGTTCGCAGTCGTCGGCGACGACCCGACACTCATGCTTACTGCCCCCATCCCGGCGACCCGAAAAGTGCTGGAGCGTGGCGGTCTACACATCGACGACCTGGACGCCTACGAGGTGAACGAGGCGTTCGCGCCGGTGCCACTGGCCTGGGCGCACGAACTCGGCGCCGATCCGGACAAGCTCAACCCGTGGGGTGGGGCGATCGCGCTCGGCCACGCCCTCGGATCGTCCGGAACCCGACTGCTCGGCACCCTCGTCAACTATCTCGAGGCGACCGGCGGCCGATACGGCCTGCAAACCATGTGCGAGGGCGCGGGCATGGCCAATGCCACCGTCATCGAACGACTCTGA
- a CDS encoding acyl-CoA synthetase, whose amino-acid sequence MAINIADLVEHSIDLNPDRIALVSADREFTYAQLEERANRLANYLRDHGVKPGDKVGILSRNTTEAIEAMVAVFKARAVMVNVNYRYVENELQYIFENSDMVALIHERRYSDRVANVLPKTPLVKTVVVVEDESDLDYSSYGGVEYEQALSQASPERNFGERSPDDMFMLYTGGTTGMPKGVMWRHEDWWRVLGGGVNFVTGERVEDEWELAKVGAANPAMVRFPIPPMIHGGSQSAVFHSLFGGGTLVMHPEFDGHAVWQVIDRHKVNLIFITGDAMARPMIDAIVAGNPETGEPYDLSSLYVIASSAALFSPALKEQFLDLLPNRLLTDSIGSSETGFGGLSAITKGFEHTGGPRVKIDAATVVIDDEGNQVEPGSGQVGLLARHGHIPLGYYKDEEKTKATFKVFNGVRYSIPGDYATVEADGTVTMLGRGSVSINSGGEKIYPEEVEGAVKSHPDVFDVLVVGVPDERFGQRVAAVVAPRPGTTPSLADIVEAARKEIAGYKVPRSMWVVDEIKRSPAGKPDYKWATAQTQSRAADDHLTTGKDA is encoded by the coding sequence GTGGCCATTAATATCGCAGACCTCGTAGAGCACTCGATCGACCTCAACCCGGACCGTATCGCGCTGGTATCCGCCGACCGCGAATTCACATACGCGCAGCTGGAGGAGCGGGCGAATCGGCTGGCCAACTACCTGCGGGATCACGGCGTCAAGCCGGGTGACAAGGTGGGCATCCTCAGCCGCAACACCACGGAGGCCATCGAGGCCATGGTCGCGGTGTTCAAGGCCCGAGCGGTGATGGTCAACGTCAACTATCGGTATGTCGAGAACGAGTTGCAGTACATTTTCGAGAACTCGGACATGGTTGCGCTCATCCACGAGCGCCGTTACTCGGACCGAGTAGCCAACGTCCTGCCGAAGACACCGCTCGTGAAGACGGTGGTCGTTGTCGAGGACGAGTCGGATCTGGACTACTCGTCCTACGGCGGAGTCGAGTACGAGCAGGCACTGTCGCAGGCTTCGCCCGAGCGCAACTTCGGCGAGCGGAGCCCCGACGACATGTTCATGCTCTACACCGGCGGCACGACGGGTATGCCCAAGGGGGTCATGTGGCGGCATGAGGACTGGTGGCGCGTACTCGGTGGCGGCGTCAACTTCGTCACCGGTGAGCGGGTCGAGGACGAATGGGAGCTCGCCAAGGTCGGCGCCGCGAACCCGGCGATGGTGCGCTTCCCGATCCCCCCGATGATCCATGGCGGCTCGCAGTCCGCGGTGTTCCACAGTCTCTTCGGTGGCGGAACCCTGGTGATGCACCCCGAGTTCGACGGCCACGCGGTGTGGCAGGTCATCGACCGTCACAAGGTCAACCTCATCTTCATCACCGGCGACGCGATGGCTCGGCCGATGATCGACGCAATAGTCGCCGGCAATCCGGAGACCGGTGAGCCGTATGATCTTTCGTCGTTGTACGTGATTGCCAGCAGCGCAGCTCTGTTCTCGCCGGCGCTCAAGGAGCAGTTCCTCGATCTGCTGCCCAACCGCCTGCTCACCGACTCGATCGGTTCGTCGGAGACCGGTTTCGGTGGCCTGAGTGCCATCACGAAGGGCTTCGAGCACACGGGTGGCCCGCGGGTGAAGATCGATGCCGCGACGGTCGTCATCGACGATGAGGGCAACCAGGTCGAGCCCGGATCAGGTCAGGTCGGACTGCTGGCGCGACACGGCCACATTCCGCTCGGATACTACAAGGACGAGGAGAAGACCAAGGCGACGTTCAAGGTCTTCAACGGCGTCCGTTATTCGATCCCGGGTGACTATGCAACGGTCGAGGCCGATGGCACCGTCACGATGCTCGGCCGGGGGTCCGTATCCATCAACAGCGGCGGCGAGAAGATCTACCCCGAAGAGGTGGAGGGCGCCGTGAAGTCGCATCCTGACGTCTTCGACGTCCTCGTGGTCGGTGTGCCCGACGAGCGGTTCGGTCAGCGAGTCGCGGCGGTCGTCGCGCCGCGACCGGGCACCACGCCCAGTCTCGCCGACATCGTCGAGGCGGCCCGCAAGGAGATTGCGGGCTACAAGGTGCCGCGCAGCATGTGGGTCGTCGACGAGATCAAGCGTTCCCCCGCCGGTAAGCCCGACTACAAATGGGCCACCGCGCAGACGCAGTCGCGTGCGGCCGACGATCACCTCACAACCGGTAAGGACGCCTGA
- a CDS encoding OB-fold nucleic acid binding domain-containing protein — protein sequence MAEQPLRAPLNLKFDYTRSVGPTIGAFVTALRDRKVIGARGSDGRVHVPPPEFDPVTAEPMTDFVDVSDTGTVVSWSWMAEPIEGQPLARPFAWALVKLDGADTSILHAVDAGSPDAMSTGMRVRVRWADERSGRIQDIACFEPGESDSDSSAAVSGGEPVTMITTPIDLNYTHTASAEESYYLRGLAEGKIIGGRTGPGAKVYVPPRGASPTDGIPTKEQVELTDKGVVTTFCIVNVPFLGQQIKPPYVAAYVLLDGADIPFLHLILDCDASEVRMGMRVEAVWKPKEEWEYSLKNISHFRPSGEPDADYDTYKHHL from the coding sequence GTGGCCGAGCAACCACTGAGAGCGCCACTGAATCTGAAATTCGACTACACCCGATCGGTAGGTCCGACCATCGGTGCATTCGTGACGGCCCTCCGCGACAGAAAGGTCATCGGCGCCCGCGGATCCGACGGCCGCGTACACGTGCCGCCGCCGGAATTCGATCCGGTCACCGCGGAACCGATGACCGACTTCGTAGACGTCTCCGACACCGGCACCGTCGTGAGCTGGTCGTGGATGGCCGAGCCCATCGAGGGTCAGCCACTGGCGCGTCCGTTCGCATGGGCACTGGTGAAGCTGGATGGCGCGGACACCTCGATCCTGCATGCGGTCGACGCCGGCTCCCCCGATGCAATGAGCACGGGCATGCGGGTGCGAGTTCGCTGGGCCGACGAGCGCAGCGGCCGCATCCAGGACATCGCGTGCTTCGAGCCGGGTGAGAGCGATTCCGATTCGTCCGCAGCGGTTTCCGGCGGCGAGCCGGTCACGATGATCACCACGCCGATCGACCTCAACTACACGCACACCGCGTCCGCAGAGGAGAGCTACTACCTCCGCGGACTGGCGGAGGGCAAGATCATCGGCGGTCGCACCGGTCCCGGCGCCAAGGTCTACGTCCCGCCGCGCGGCGCGAGCCCCACCGACGGAATCCCCACCAAGGAGCAGGTCGAGCTCACCGACAAGGGGGTCGTCACCACCTTCTGCATCGTCAACGTGCCGTTCCTGGGCCAGCAGATCAAGCCGCCCTACGTCGCGGCATACGTGCTGCTCGACGGCGCCGACATCCCCTTCCTGCACCTGATCCTGGACTGCGATGCGTCGGAGGTCCGGATGGGCATGCGCGTCGAGGCCGTGTGGAAGCCGAAGGAAGAGTGGGAGTACTCGCTCAAGAACATCTCCCACTTCCGCCCATCGGGTGAGCCGGACGCGGACTACGACACCTACAAGCACCACCTCTAG
- a CDS encoding 3-hydroxyacyl-CoA dehydrogenase produces the protein MIVNDSVALVTGGASGLGLATVKALLADGASVVILDLPSSDGEVVAKELGDRVRFAAGDVTDEASVTAALDLAESLGPLRVTVNCAGIGNAVKTIGKKGAFPLADFSRVININLVGTFNVIRLAAERIARTEPIDGERGVIINTASVAAFDGQIGQAAYSASKGGVVGMTLPIARDLASLLIRVVTIAPGLFKTPLLGSLPEAAQASLGQQVPHPSRLGDPAEYGSLAAHIVSNPMLNGEVIRLDGAIRMAPR, from the coding sequence ATGATCGTCAACGACAGCGTCGCCCTCGTCACGGGAGGCGCGTCCGGCCTCGGCCTGGCCACCGTCAAGGCTCTCCTGGCCGACGGCGCCAGCGTCGTGATCCTCGACCTCCCGTCCTCCGACGGCGAGGTCGTCGCGAAGGAACTGGGCGACCGCGTCCGGTTCGCTGCCGGAGACGTCACCGACGAGGCCTCCGTCACCGCAGCACTCGATCTCGCCGAGTCTCTCGGCCCGCTGCGTGTGACGGTGAACTGCGCGGGCATCGGCAACGCGGTCAAGACAATCGGGAAGAAGGGGGCGTTCCCGCTCGCCGACTTCAGCCGCGTCATCAACATCAACCTCGTCGGCACGTTCAATGTGATCCGCCTGGCAGCCGAGCGGATTGCGCGGACCGAACCGATCGACGGCGAGCGCGGCGTCATCATCAACACCGCATCGGTCGCCGCGTTCGACGGGCAGATCGGCCAGGCCGCCTACTCGGCATCGAAGGGCGGCGTCGTCGGCATGACCCTGCCGATCGCCCGTGACCTCGCGTCGCTGCTGATCCGCGTCGTCACCATCGCACCGGGCCTGTTCAAGACTCCGCTGCTCGGGTCGCTGCCGGAGGCGGCGCAGGCATCGCTGGGCCAGCAGGTGCCGCATCCGTCGCGTCTGGGCGATCCCGCCGAGTACGGCTCGCTCGCTGCGCACATCGTCTCGAACCCGATGCTCAACGGAGAGGTCATCCGCCTCGACGGCGCGATCCGCATGGCGCCGCGCTGA
- a CDS encoding thiolase domain-containing protein — protein sequence MTDIAVVGFAQAPHVRETSGTTNGVEMLVPCFQELYSTLGITKSDIGFWCSGSSDYLAGRSFSFISAVDAIGAVPPINESHVEMDAAWALYEAWVKLITGEVDTALVYGFGKSSAGNLRQILSMQMDPYLVTPLWPDSISVAGLQARLGLDAGKWTAEDMARVAQRNRASAMSNPNAQISGEVDLEELLAAEFVADPLRAHDCAPVTDGAAAIILARGDRARELCERPAWISGIEHRIDSPNMGSRDLTTSPSTAAAARAVTGGDVASIEFAELHAPFTHQELILREAIGLTDATAINPSGGPLTGNPMFAGGLERIGYAARKIMSGDAQRTLAHATSGPVLQQNLVAVLEGRN from the coding sequence ATGACAGACATTGCAGTCGTCGGCTTCGCACAGGCCCCCCATGTGCGTGAGACCAGTGGCACCACCAACGGCGTCGAGATGCTGGTTCCCTGCTTTCAGGAGCTCTACTCCACTCTCGGAATAACCAAGTCGGACATCGGCTTCTGGTGCTCCGGTTCCTCCGACTACCTGGCCGGGCGTTCGTTCTCGTTCATCTCCGCGGTCGACGCGATCGGCGCCGTACCGCCGATCAACGAGTCGCACGTCGAAATGGACGCCGCGTGGGCGCTCTACGAGGCCTGGGTCAAGCTCATCACCGGCGAGGTGGACACCGCGCTGGTGTACGGCTTCGGTAAGTCCTCCGCCGGAAACCTCCGGCAGATCCTGTCGATGCAGATGGATCCGTACCTCGTGACCCCGCTGTGGCCGGACTCGATCTCCGTCGCAGGTCTGCAGGCCCGCCTGGGCCTCGACGCCGGCAAGTGGACCGCCGAGGACATGGCCCGGGTCGCACAGCGCAACCGCGCGTCGGCCATGAGCAACCCCAACGCGCAGATCTCCGGCGAGGTCGACCTCGAGGAACTACTCGCCGCCGAGTTCGTCGCCGATCCGTTGCGCGCACATGACTGTGCTCCGGTCACCGACGGCGCAGCCGCGATCATCCTGGCTCGCGGCGACCGTGCCCGCGAACTGTGCGAGCGTCCCGCGTGGATCTCCGGCATCGAGCATCGAATCGACTCACCCAACATGGGGTCCCGCGATCTCACCACGTCCCCGTCGACGGCCGCCGCAGCGCGTGCCGTCACGGGCGGCGATGTCGCAAGTATCGAATTTGCGGAGTTGCATGCGCCGTTCACGCATCAGGAGCTGATCCTGCGCGAGGCGATCGGACTCACCGATGCCACCGCGATCAACCCGTCGGGCGGTCCGCTCACCGGCAACCCGATGTTCGCCGGCGGACTCGAGCGCATCGGCTACGCCGCCCGCAAGATCATGAGCGGTGACGCACAGCGCACCCTCGCCCACGCCACCAGCGGTCCTGTGCTGCAACAGAACCTGGTCGCAGTCTTGGAAGGACGCAACTAA
- a CDS encoding LLM class F420-dependent oxidoreductase, with translation MKLGLQLGYWGAQPPSNAQEMVNEADASGFDAVFSAESWGNDAFTPLAWWGSSTDRVRLGTSVAQMSARTPTNCAMHALTLDHLSGGRAILGLGVSGPQVVEGWYGQPFQKPLARTREYVSIVRQVLAREAAVRSDGPHYPLPYNGSGSMGLGKPLKPITHPLRADLPIWLGAEGPKNVALTGEIADGWLAIYYTPRLAPMYNEWLDEGFARPGARRSREDFEIAATCQVVVTDDRQAEIEKLKPITALYVGGMGAAELNFHAQVYTRMGYGDEVKEIQKLFLSGRKEEAAAIVPDQMVADTMIVGNAEEVRTQVKQWEDAGVTMLLVTCRSVEHMRELAAAVGTV, from the coding sequence ATGAAGCTGGGGTTACAACTCGGATACTGGGGTGCGCAGCCGCCGTCCAATGCACAGGAGATGGTGAACGAGGCCGACGCATCAGGTTTCGACGCCGTCTTTTCCGCCGAATCCTGGGGTAACGACGCGTTCACGCCGCTGGCGTGGTGGGGGTCGAGTACCGACCGGGTCCGCCTGGGCACCTCGGTTGCGCAGATGTCCGCGCGGACGCCGACGAACTGCGCGATGCACGCGTTGACGCTCGATCACCTCTCCGGTGGCCGGGCGATTCTCGGCCTCGGGGTGTCGGGCCCTCAGGTCGTGGAGGGCTGGTATGGCCAACCCTTCCAGAAGCCGCTCGCCAGGACTCGTGAGTACGTATCGATCGTGCGTCAGGTCCTCGCCCGCGAGGCGGCGGTGCGCAGTGACGGACCGCACTACCCGCTGCCGTACAACGGTTCCGGGTCGATGGGCCTGGGTAAGCCGCTCAAGCCGATCACCCATCCGCTGCGTGCGGACCTACCGATCTGGCTCGGTGCGGAGGGCCCCAAGAACGTTGCGCTGACCGGCGAGATCGCCGACGGGTGGCTCGCGATCTACTACACGCCGCGGCTCGCGCCGATGTACAACGAGTGGCTCGACGAGGGTTTCGCCCGGCCGGGGGCGCGCCGCAGTCGCGAGGACTTCGAGATCGCCGCGACGTGTCAGGTCGTCGTCACCGACGACCGGCAGGCCGAGATCGAGAAGCTCAAGCCGATCACCGCGTTGTATGTCGGCGGGATGGGCGCGGCCGAGCTGAACTTCCACGCTCAGGTCTACACCCGGATGGGTTACGGCGATGAGGTCAAGGAGATCCAGAAGCTGTTCCTGTCCGGCCGTAAGGAGGAGGCCGCCGCGATCGTCCCGGACCAGATGGTCGCGGACACCATGATCGTCGGCAACGCCGAAGAGGTGCGAACGCAGGTCAAGCAGTGGGAGGACGCGGGCGTGACGATGCTGCTCGTGACGTGCCGCAGCGTCGAGCACATGCGTGAACTCGCCGCGGCGGTCGGAACGGTCTGA
- a CDS encoding thiolase domain-containing protein gives MAKQNAAVLGTGQTYYVAKRLDVTMAGLIREAIDRAMADARVGWDDIDAIVIGKAPDLFEGSMMPELAMSDALGANGKPLLRVHTAGSVGGSTANVAASLVQAGVHKRVLAVSWEKQSESNAMWALSTPVPFTMPVGAGAGGYFAPHVRSYIRRSGAPEHIGAIVAVKDRRNGAMNPYAHLKQPDITIESVQASQMLWDPIRYDETCPSSDGACAVVIGDEDAAAAILADGRKVAWIHATAMRTEPTTYAGRDQVNPQAGREAAAALWKAAGITNPLKEIDAAEIYVPFSWFEPMWLENLGFMPEGQGWKLTEAGETAIGGELPVNASGGVLSSNPIGASGMIRFAEAAIQVMERAGDHQVDGARKALGHAYGGGSQYFSMWVVGSDRPTN, from the coding sequence ATGGCGAAGCAGAATGCCGCTGTCCTCGGCACCGGCCAGACCTACTACGTCGCCAAGCGCCTCGACGTCACCATGGCCGGTCTCATTCGGGAGGCGATCGACCGCGCGATGGCCGATGCCCGCGTGGGCTGGGACGACATCGACGCCATCGTGATCGGCAAGGCGCCCGACCTGTTCGAGGGTTCGATGATGCCGGAGCTGGCGATGTCGGATGCGCTCGGTGCCAACGGAAAGCCGCTGCTGCGCGTGCACACCGCCGGATCGGTCGGCGGATCGACAGCCAACGTCGCGGCCAGCCTCGTGCAAGCGGGTGTCCACAAGCGGGTACTCGCCGTGTCGTGGGAGAAGCAGTCCGAGTCCAACGCCATGTGGGCGCTGTCCACTCCGGTGCCGTTCACGATGCCGGTCGGCGCGGGCGCTGGCGGCTACTTCGCACCGCACGTACGCTCGTACATCCGCCGCTCGGGCGCCCCTGAGCACATTGGCGCGATTGTCGCGGTCAAGGACCGCCGCAACGGCGCAATGAACCCGTACGCTCACCTCAAGCAGCCCGACATCACCATCGAGTCGGTGCAGGCATCCCAGATGCTGTGGGATCCCATCCGCTACGACGAGACATGCCCGTCGTCGGATGGTGCGTGCGCCGTCGTGATCGGCGACGAAGACGCAGCCGCCGCCATCCTCGCGGACGGTCGCAAGGTCGCTTGGATCCACGCCACCGCGATGCGCACCGAGCCCACCACGTACGCCGGACGCGATCAGGTCAATCCGCAGGCCGGTCGGGAAGCCGCCGCCGCGCTGTGGAAGGCCGCGGGCATCACCAATCCGCTGAAGGAGATCGACGCCGCCGAGATCTACGTACCGTTCTCGTGGTTCGAGCCGATGTGGCTCGAGAACCTCGGCTTCATGCCGGAAGGGCAGGGTTGGAAGCTCACCGAGGCGGGCGAGACCGCGATCGGTGGCGAGCTCCCGGTCAATGCGTCCGGCGGTGTGCTGTCGTCGAATCCGATCGGCGCGTCGGGCATGATCCGCTTCGCCGAAGCGGCCATCCAGGTGATGGAACGCGCCGGTGACCATCAGGTGGACGGCGCACGGAAGGCTCTCGGCCACGCGTACGGCGGTGGTTCACAGTACTTCTCGATGTGGGTGGTCGGCTCCGACCGTCCGACGAACTAG
- a CDS encoding nitronate monooxygenase family protein: MHTDLAEKFGIEYPIFGFTPSEHVAAAISRAGGLGVLGCVRFNDPEELEATLTWMDQNTDGKPYGVDIVMPAKVPTEGAAVDLDKLIPAEHRAFVNRTLDELGVPQLSDDVEHATGVLGWLHSVARSHVDVALGHRIALIANALGSPPKDVIDQAHEKGVPVAALAGAVEHARSHVANGVDIVIAQGYEAGGHTGEIASMVLVPEIVDAIGDSAGVLAAGGIGSGRQIAAALALGASGVWMGSYWLTTSEYKLGSAAEGPSSIQRALLSATSADTVRSRIYSGKPARLLKTKWTQAWAKPDAPEPLPMPLQNILVSEAHQRISASDDPEVVAMPVGQIVGRMNEIRPVAEIMAELVEGFEAAVSRLDSLK; this comes from the coding sequence ATGCACACCGATCTCGCCGAGAAGTTCGGCATCGAATACCCGATCTTCGGCTTCACGCCGTCCGAGCACGTTGCGGCCGCGATCTCGCGGGCCGGCGGGCTCGGCGTCCTGGGCTGCGTCCGGTTCAACGACCCGGAGGAGCTCGAGGCGACCCTGACCTGGATGGACCAGAACACTGACGGCAAGCCGTACGGCGTCGACATCGTGATGCCGGCCAAGGTGCCCACCGAGGGCGCGGCCGTCGACCTCGACAAGCTGATCCCGGCCGAGCATCGAGCATTCGTCAACCGCACGCTCGACGAGCTGGGCGTGCCGCAACTTTCCGATGACGTCGAGCACGCGACCGGTGTCCTGGGCTGGCTGCATTCGGTGGCCCGCTCGCACGTCGATGTGGCTCTGGGACACCGGATCGCACTGATCGCCAACGCGCTCGGCTCGCCGCCGAAGGATGTCATCGATCAGGCGCACGAGAAGGGGGTGCCGGTCGCGGCACTCGCCGGAGCTGTCGAGCACGCGCGCAGCCACGTCGCGAACGGTGTCGACATCGTCATCGCGCAGGGGTACGAGGCCGGCGGTCACACCGGCGAGATCGCCTCGATGGTGCTGGTGCCCGAGATCGTCGACGCGATCGGAGATTCCGCGGGCGTCCTTGCCGCCGGTGGCATCGGCAGCGGACGTCAGATCGCCGCGGCACTCGCGCTCGGTGCGTCGGGAGTCTGGATGGGCTCGTACTGGCTCACGACCTCCGAGTACAAACTCGGCAGTGCCGCCGAGGGGCCGTCGTCGATCCAGCGCGCGCTGCTGAGTGCAACGTCGGCGGACACCGTCCGTTCGCGGATCTACTCGGGCAAGCCGGCACGTCTGCTCAAGACGAAGTGGACGCAGGCGTGGGCCAAGCCCGATGCGCCCGAGCCGCTGCCGATGCCGTTGCAGAACATCCTCGTGAGCGAGGCGCACCAGCGTATCTCGGCGAGTGACGATCCCGAGGTCGTCGCAATGCCCGTCGGCCAGATCGTCGGTCGCATGAACGAGATTCGTCCCGTCGCCGAGATCATGGCGGAACTGGTCGAAGGGTTCGAGGCGGCAGTGTCCCGGCTCGACAGCCTCAAGTAG